One Halobacterium zhouii genomic region harbors:
- a CDS encoding Hvo_1808 family surface protein, which yields MARRIAAVALVALVLLAGCQSPVGTGPATSPDETTNAPTPDGQNGTEFDYADPESDVLGWEGGLWYNESIDVTVEDGLNATERNATIDRAMARVEQIRRLEFEKPVPVEVISRETYRSEYAGGGNASDALQTFDDTKFEALFLVGENNSSLAVQESNRGSNVLGFYTPRDDRIVIISESSTPTIEETTLAHELMHALQFRNFEANFSSPTRDAANAHSGLTEGEASFLDSKYSQRCGTNWSCVAPATAAGGGGGGSLHLGVYMMKYFPYADGSEFVEHFYEQGGWDRVASLYENPPTTSEQVAQPEKYGEDQPTNVTLPDRSDANWDRVTVEGRAPYGEVGVGGLTAMLAYPYYHQGRPGNVLGPRAFLNIDQNGNLDRTDPFNYTTTPVDGWDGEKMYIYESDSGEAAYTWRLAWDSERDAREFASAYRNLLQYWGGERVDAETARWRIPEGESQFADAFRVTVEGDTVTIVNAPTVEQLDDVHAESA from the coding sequence ATGGCACGCCGAATCGCGGCGGTGGCGCTCGTCGCTCTCGTCCTTCTCGCGGGCTGTCAGTCGCCCGTGGGCACGGGACCGGCCACTTCGCCGGACGAGACGACGAACGCGCCGACGCCGGACGGACAGAACGGAACCGAGTTCGACTACGCGGACCCCGAGAGCGACGTGCTCGGATGGGAGGGTGGGCTCTGGTACAACGAGTCCATCGACGTCACCGTCGAGGACGGCTTGAACGCGACCGAGCGGAACGCCACCATCGACCGCGCGATGGCGCGCGTCGAACAGATCCGCCGCCTCGAGTTCGAGAAGCCGGTGCCCGTGGAGGTCATCTCCCGGGAGACCTACCGCTCTGAGTACGCGGGCGGCGGGAACGCGAGCGACGCGTTGCAGACCTTCGACGACACGAAGTTCGAGGCGCTGTTCCTCGTCGGCGAGAACAACAGTTCGCTCGCCGTCCAGGAGTCCAACCGCGGGTCGAACGTCCTCGGGTTCTACACGCCGCGGGACGACCGCATCGTCATCATCTCGGAGTCCTCGACGCCCACCATCGAGGAGACGACGCTCGCCCACGAGTTGATGCACGCCCTCCAGTTCCGCAACTTCGAGGCGAACTTCTCGTCGCCGACGCGTGACGCCGCGAACGCACACAGCGGCCTCACCGAGGGTGAAGCCAGCTTCCTCGACAGCAAGTACAGCCAGCGCTGTGGGACGAACTGGAGTTGCGTGGCGCCCGCCACGGCCGCCGGTGGCGGCGGCGGTGGTAGTCTCCACCTCGGCGTCTACATGATGAAGTACTTCCCGTACGCGGACGGCTCCGAGTTCGTCGAGCACTTCTACGAGCAGGGCGGCTGGGACCGCGTCGCCAGTCTCTACGAGAACCCGCCGACCACCTCCGAGCAGGTCGCACAGCCCGAGAAGTACGGTGAGGACCAGCCGACGAACGTCACCCTCCCCGACCGCTCCGACGCGAACTGGGACCGCGTCACCGTCGAGGGGCGCGCGCCCTACGGTGAAGTCGGCGTCGGCGGTCTCACGGCGATGCTCGCATACCCGTACTACCATCAGGGTCGGCCCGGCAACGTGCTCGGGCCGCGGGCGTTCCTGAACATCGACCAGAACGGGAACCTCGACAGGACGGACCCGTTCAACTACACGACCACGCCCGTCGACGGCTGGGACGGCGAGAAGATGTACATCTACGAGAGCGACTCCGGCGAGGCGGCGTACACCTGGCGGCTCGCGTGGGACTCCGAGCGCGACGCCCGCGAGTTCGCGAGCGCGTACCGCAACCTGCTCCAGTACTGGGGCGGTGAGCGCGTCGACGCGGAGACGGCACGGTGGCGCATCCCCGAGGGCGAGAGCCAGT